From the genome of Mesorhizobium japonicum MAFF 303099, one region includes:
- a CDS encoding alpha/beta fold hydrolase — protein MSTAGENVDRQRRRLLGAAALAAAGRFGIPVAFGAQATGQPDASFGPLKQVDAGVLKIEYAEAGPPDGPPVVLLHGWPYDIHSFVDVAPMLASAGHRVLVPYLRGYGGTLFRSTGTFRNGEPAALAVDLTAFMDSLKIKTAVLAGFDWGARTADIVAALWPERAKALVAVSGYLIGSQEAGKMPLPPQAEFEWWYQFYLATERGRLGYERNRRDFNKLIWQLASPKWAFDDATYARSAAAFDNPDHVDIVVHNYRWRLGLAEGEAEYAEMEKQLATAPTIGVPTITLESDANGAPHPAPSSYAKMFTGKYEHRQIGGGVGHNLPQEAPKAFAQAVLDVAGS, from the coding sequence ATGAGCACAGCTGGCGAAAACGTCGACCGTCAGCGCCGCCGGCTGCTCGGCGCGGCCGCTCTTGCCGCTGCCGGGCGGTTCGGCATTCCCGTCGCGTTCGGCGCGCAGGCGACCGGACAACCGGACGCGTCCTTCGGCCCGCTGAAGCAGGTCGATGCCGGCGTGCTCAAAATCGAGTATGCCGAGGCGGGCCCGCCCGATGGCCCGCCGGTGGTGCTCTTGCATGGCTGGCCTTACGACATTCACAGCTTCGTCGACGTTGCACCGATGCTTGCATCGGCAGGGCATCGCGTTCTGGTACCCTATCTGCGCGGCTATGGGGGGACGCTCTTTCGTTCCACCGGGACATTTCGCAACGGCGAGCCCGCGGCGCTCGCCGTCGATCTCACTGCCTTCATGGATAGTCTCAAGATCAAAACTGCGGTCTTGGCGGGCTTCGACTGGGGCGCCCGGACAGCCGACATCGTCGCCGCGCTCTGGCCCGAGCGCGCCAAGGCGCTGGTTGCTGTCAGTGGCTACCTGATCGGTAGCCAGGAGGCCGGCAAGATGCCCCTGCCGCCGCAGGCCGAGTTCGAGTGGTGGTACCAGTTCTACCTCGCGACGGAACGCGGCCGTCTTGGCTACGAGAGAAACCGGCGCGATTTCAACAAGCTGATCTGGCAACTCGCTTCGCCGAAATGGGCATTCGATGACGCCACCTATGCGCGCAGCGCGGCGGCCTTCGACAACCCTGATCACGTCGACATCGTGGTACACAACTACCGCTGGCGGCTCGGTCTGGCCGAAGGCGAGGCCGAGTACGCCGAAATGGAGAAACAACTGGCCACCGCCCCGACCATCGGTGTCCCGACCATCACACTGGAGAGCGACGCCAACGGCGCGCCGCATCCAGCGCCGAGTTCATACGCCAAGATGTTCACTGGCAAGTATGAGCATCGGCAGATCGGGGGAGGTGTCGGGCACAACCTCCCTCAGGAGGCGCCGAAGGCCTTCGCCCAGGCCGTTCTTGACGTTGCCGGTTCGTGA
- a CDS encoding GlsB/YeaQ/YmgE family stress response membrane protein, protein MGVESLLVFIIIGAIAGWLAGLIVSGFGFGLIGNIIVGIVGAFIAGWLLPRIGFSIGGGVIASIIHATIGAIILLVLVKVLKRA, encoded by the coding sequence ATGGGTGTCGAAAGCCTTCTCGTCTTCATCATCATCGGTGCCATTGCCGGCTGGCTCGCCGGTCTCATCGTCTCGGGTTTCGGCTTCGGCCTCATCGGCAACATCATCGTCGGCATCGTCGGCGCGTTCATCGCCGGCTGGCTGTTGCCGCGGATCGGTTTCTCCATCGGCGGCGGCGTCATTGCTTCCATCATCCACGCCACGATCGGCGCCATCATCCTTCTGGTGCTGGTCAAGGTGCTGAAACGAGCCTGA
- a CDS encoding ribonuclease D, with amino-acid sequence MADIRFHKHDLPDLSHYNVGAVAIDTETLGLNPHRDRLCLVQISPGDGSADVIQIAPGQKKAPNLVSLLRNRSVTKLFHFGRFDLAVLYNAFGVMPEPVFCTKIASRLTRTYTDRHGLKDICFELLGVGLSKAQQSSDWAAETLSPEQLEYAASDVLYLHRLRDVLAGRLAREGRTKEADACFRFLPTRAKLDLMGWDEEDIFAHS; translated from the coding sequence ATGGCCGACATCCGTTTCCACAAGCATGATCTGCCCGACCTTTCGCATTACAATGTCGGGGCGGTCGCCATCGACACCGAGACGCTGGGGCTGAACCCGCATCGCGACCGGTTGTGCTTGGTGCAGATATCGCCCGGCGACGGCAGTGCCGACGTCATCCAGATCGCACCCGGCCAGAAGAAGGCGCCGAACCTCGTCAGCCTGCTCAGGAATCGCAGCGTGACGAAGCTGTTCCATTTCGGACGCTTCGACCTTGCCGTGCTCTACAACGCCTTCGGGGTGATGCCCGAACCGGTGTTCTGCACCAAGATCGCCTCGCGGCTGACCCGCACCTATACCGACCGGCACGGGCTGAAGGACATCTGCTTCGAGCTTCTCGGTGTCGGCCTGTCCAAGGCGCAGCAATCGTCGGACTGGGCGGCCGAAACGCTGTCGCCCGAGCAGCTCGAATATGCCGCCTCGGACGTGCTCTATCTGCACCGGCTGCGCGATGTGCTGGCCGGGCGGCTGGCGCGCGAGGGGCGGACCAAGGAGGCCGATGCCTGCTTCCGCTTCCTGCCGACGCGGGCCAAGCTTGACCTGATGGGCTGGGACGAAGAGGATATCTTCGCTCACAGCTGA
- a CDS encoding M20/M25/M40 family metallo-hydrolase — protein MSAVSPVLDRLDKNFDQSLERLFGLLRIKSISTDPAYAADCRKAAEWLVAELKLIGFDASVRDTPGHPMVVAHHEGPAGSPHVLFYGHYDVQPVDPIELWENDPFAPAVKEVGPDHKVITGRGSADDKGQLMTFVEACRAWKQVHGNLPCRVTILFEGEEESGSPSLIPFLKANADELKGDFALVCDTGMWDRETPSICVSLRGMVGEEVTVKAASRDLHSGLYGGAAANPIRILAKILADIHDKDGHITIPGFYDGVEETPTQVLKSWESLGETAETFLGPVGLSIPSGEKGRSVLELTWARPTAEFNGIIGGYTGKGFKTVIAAEASAKVSFRLVHKQDPKAIRAAFQAFVRERIPADCSVEFHPHGGSPAIQLSYDSPFLAKAKDALSDEWEKQAVTTGSGGSIPVVGDFQTYLGIESLLVGFGLDDDRIHSPNEKYELSSFHKGQRSWARILDALTR, from the coding sequence ATGTCCGCAGTTTCCCCCGTCCTCGACCGCCTCGACAAGAATTTCGACCAGAGCCTCGAACGCCTGTTCGGCCTGCTCAGGATCAAGTCGATCTCCACCGATCCGGCCTATGCCGCCGACTGCCGCAAGGCGGCGGAATGGCTTGTCGCGGAGCTCAAGCTTATCGGCTTCGACGCCAGCGTGCGCGACACGCCGGGACACCCGATGGTGGTTGCGCATCACGAGGGGCCGGCCGGTTCGCCGCATGTGCTGTTCTATGGCCATTACGACGTGCAGCCCGTCGACCCGATCGAATTGTGGGAAAACGACCCGTTCGCGCCTGCCGTCAAGGAGGTCGGACCCGACCACAAGGTGATCACCGGGCGCGGTTCGGCCGACGACAAGGGCCAGCTGATGACCTTTGTCGAGGCTTGCCGCGCCTGGAAACAGGTGCATGGCAATCTGCCATGCCGCGTCACCATCCTGTTCGAAGGCGAGGAGGAATCCGGCTCGCCATCGCTGATACCGTTCCTGAAGGCCAATGCCGACGAGCTCAAGGGCGACTTCGCGCTGGTCTGCGACACCGGGATGTGGGACCGCGAGACGCCCTCAATCTGCGTTTCCTTGCGCGGGATGGTCGGCGAGGAGGTCACGGTAAAGGCCGCCAGCCGCGATCTGCATTCCGGGCTTTATGGCGGTGCCGCCGCCAACCCGATCCGTATTCTCGCGAAAATCCTGGCCGACATCCATGACAAGGACGGCCACATCACCATTCCGGGTTTCTATGATGGCGTCGAGGAGACGCCAACACAGGTGCTGAAATCTTGGGAAAGTCTCGGCGAGACGGCCGAGACTTTCCTCGGCCCTGTCGGCCTGTCGATCCCTTCGGGTGAGAAAGGCCGCTCGGTGTTGGAACTGACCTGGGCGCGGCCGACCGCCGAGTTCAACGGCATCATCGGCGGCTACACCGGCAAGGGCTTCAAGACGGTGATCGCGGCGGAAGCCTCGGCCAAGGTGTCGTTCCGCCTCGTCCACAAGCAGGATCCGAAGGCAATCCGTGCCGCGTTCCAGGCCTTCGTGCGGGAACGTATCCCAGCCGATTGCTCTGTCGAATTCCACCCGCATGGCGGCTCGCCGGCAATCCAGCTTTCCTATGACTCGCCGTTCCTGGCCAAGGCCAAGGACGCGCTGTCGGACGAATGGGAGAAACAGGCGGTCACGACCGGCAGTGGCGGATCAATCCCGGTTGTCGGCGATTTCCAGACCTATCTCGGTATCGAGTCCCTGCTGGTCGGCTTCGGCCTCGACGACGACCGCATCCACTCGCCCAACGAGAAATACGAGCTGTCGTCCTTCCACAAGGGCCAGCGCTCCTGGGCGCGGATTCTCGATGCACTGACGCGCTGA
- the polA gene encoding DNA polymerase I translates to MKKGDHLFLIDGSGYIFRAYHALPPLTRKSDGLPVGAVSGFCNMLWKLMQDARNTDVGIVPTHFAVIFDYSSKTFRNDLYPEYKANRSAPPEDLIPQFGLIRQATKAFNLPCIEMEGFEADDLIATYCRLAREAGGDTTIISSDKDLMQLVGDTVGMYDPMKDRQIGIPEVIEKWGVPPEKMVDLQALTGDSVDNVPGVPGIGPKTAAQLLEQFGDLDGLLARAGEIKQDKRRESIIANTDKALISRQLVTLKNDVPVAEGLDDFVLHAPDGPKLIGFLKTMEFTSLTRRVAEATSTEAGDVQAVAVIVERADHAHGPDVGAGAPVVARSGAETGQANGEATATPTADTAKQGDTPSLLSALRLERAATGKIDTAAYPCIRDIATLKAWVAEAREAGVTAFDVRATSADPMQAELIGMAIATAPGRAGYIPFAHKSGNGDLLGGGALENQIPLREALAVLKPLLEDRSVLKIAQNLKYDLVIMSRYGIDVAPFDDTMLISYVLDAGTPHGHGMDQLAEKWLGHTPLQLKDVTGSGKSSVGFDQVDIDKATAHAAEDADVTLRLWLVLKPRLAAKGLVSVYERLERPLVPVLARMEQRGISVDRQILSRLSGELAQGAARLEEEIYQLIGERINIGSPKQLGDILFGRMGLPGGSKTKTGQWSTSAQLLEDLAAEGHELPRKIVDWRQLTKLKSTYTDALPGFIHPDTRRVHTSYALAATTTGRLSSSDPNLQNIPVRTAEGRKIRTAFIADKGNRLVSADYSQIELRVLAHVAEIPQLRQAFADGADIHAITASEMFNVPVEGMPSEVRRRAKAINFGIIYGISAFGLANQLSIPREEASNYIKKYFERFPGIRDYIEETKAYAREHGFVETIFGRRIHYPDIRSSNPSIRAFNERASINARLQGTAADIIRRAMVRMEEALDRAKLSARMLLQVHDELIFETVEAEVEATIPVVRHVMENAAMPAVSMSVPLHVDARAANNWDEAH, encoded by the coding sequence ATGAAAAAAGGCGATCATCTCTTCCTCATCGACGGCTCCGGCTACATCTTCCGGGCCTATCACGCACTGCCGCCGCTGACGCGCAAGTCCGACGGCCTGCCGGTCGGCGCCGTTTCCGGTTTCTGCAACATGCTGTGGAAGCTGATGCAGGATGCCCGCAACACCGATGTAGGCATTGTGCCGACGCATTTCGCGGTCATCTTCGACTATTCCTCGAAAACCTTCCGCAACGACCTCTACCCCGAATACAAGGCCAACCGTTCGGCGCCGCCAGAAGACCTGATCCCGCAATTCGGCCTGATCCGCCAGGCGACCAAGGCGTTCAACCTGCCGTGCATCGAGATGGAAGGCTTCGAGGCCGACGATCTCATCGCCACCTATTGCCGGCTCGCCCGCGAAGCCGGCGGTGACACCACCATCATCTCCTCCGACAAGGATCTGATGCAGCTGGTTGGCGATACGGTCGGCATGTACGACCCGATGAAGGACCGCCAGATCGGCATCCCCGAAGTCATCGAGAAATGGGGCGTGCCGCCGGAGAAGATGGTCGACCTGCAGGCGCTGACCGGCGATTCCGTCGACAATGTGCCCGGCGTGCCCGGCATCGGGCCCAAGACGGCGGCGCAACTGCTGGAGCAGTTCGGCGACCTTGACGGGCTGCTGGCCCGCGCCGGCGAGATCAAGCAGGACAAGAGGCGCGAATCGATCATCGCCAACACCGACAAGGCGCTGATTTCGCGCCAGCTGGTGACGCTGAAGAACGACGTGCCGGTGGCCGAGGGGCTGGACGACTTCGTCCTGCACGCCCCAGACGGGCCGAAACTGATCGGTTTCTTGAAAACCATGGAATTCACCTCGCTGACCCGCCGCGTGGCGGAAGCGACCAGCACCGAGGCCGGCGACGTCCAGGCCGTCGCGGTGATCGTCGAGCGCGCCGACCACGCGCACGGCCCCGATGTCGGCGCCGGAGCGCCTGTTGTGGCCCGCAGCGGTGCCGAGACGGGCCAGGCCAATGGCGAGGCAACCGCCACACCGACGGCGGACACCGCCAAGCAAGGCGATACCCCTTCCCTGCTCTCGGCCCTGCGGCTGGAGCGCGCGGCGACCGGCAAGATCGACACGGCGGCCTATCCCTGCATTCGCGATATCGCGACCCTGAAAGCCTGGGTCGCCGAGGCGCGAGAGGCCGGCGTCACCGCCTTCGACGTCAGGGCGACATCAGCCGATCCGATGCAGGCCGAACTGATCGGCATGGCGATAGCCACGGCGCCCGGCCGTGCCGGCTATATTCCCTTCGCCCACAAGAGCGGCAACGGTGACCTGCTCGGCGGCGGCGCGCTCGAGAACCAGATACCTCTGCGCGAGGCGCTGGCGGTGCTGAAACCGCTGCTCGAGGACAGATCGGTCCTCAAGATCGCGCAGAACCTGAAATACGATCTCGTCATCATGAGCCGCTACGGCATCGATGTCGCGCCATTCGACGACACCATGCTGATCTCCTATGTGCTCGATGCCGGTACCCCGCACGGCCACGGCATGGACCAGCTTGCCGAGAAATGGCTTGGCCATACCCCGCTCCAGCTCAAGGATGTCACCGGCTCCGGCAAGAGCTCGGTCGGTTTCGACCAGGTCGATATCGACAAGGCGACGGCGCACGCCGCCGAGGACGCCGATGTCACGTTGCGGCTCTGGCTGGTGCTGAAGCCCAGGCTTGCCGCCAAGGGCCTGGTCTCGGTCTACGAGAGGCTGGAACGGCCGCTGGTGCCGGTGCTGGCGCGCATGGAGCAGCGCGGCATATCGGTGGACCGGCAGATCCTGTCCAGGCTGTCAGGCGAACTGGCGCAGGGTGCCGCCCGGCTGGAAGAGGAAATCTACCAGCTCATCGGCGAGCGCATCAACATCGGCTCGCCCAAGCAGCTCGGCGATATCCTGTTCGGGCGCATGGGCCTGCCCGGCGGCTCCAAGACCAAGACCGGGCAATGGTCGACCTCGGCGCAGCTTTTGGAAGACCTCGCCGCCGAAGGCCACGAACTGCCGCGCAAGATCGTCGACTGGCGCCAGCTGACCAAGCTGAAATCGACCTACACCGATGCGCTGCCCGGCTTCATCCATCCCGACACCAGGCGCGTCCACACCTCCTATGCGCTGGCGGCGACGACGACAGGCCGGCTGTCGTCCTCCGACCCGAACCTGCAGAACATTCCGGTGCGCACCGCCGAAGGCCGCAAGATCAGGACCGCCTTCATCGCCGACAAGGGCAACCGGCTGGTCTCGGCCGACTACAGCCAGATCGAACTGCGCGTGCTCGCCCATGTCGCCGAGATTCCGCAACTGCGGCAGGCTTTCGCCGACGGCGCCGACATCCACGCCATCACCGCGTCGGAAATGTTCAACGTGCCCGTGGAGGGCATGCCTTCGGAAGTCCGCCGTCGCGCCAAGGCGATCAATTTCGGCATCATCTACGGCATCTCGGCCTTCGGCCTCGCCAATCAGCTGTCCATTCCGCGCGAGGAAGCCAGCAACTACATCAAGAAATATTTCGAGCGTTTCCCCGGCATCCGCGACTATATCGAGGAGACCAAGGCCTATGCCCGCGAGCACGGCTTTGTCGAAACCATCTTCGGCCGGCGCATCCATTATCCCGATATCAGGTCGTCCAACCCTTCGATCCGCGCGTTCAACGAGCGCGCCTCGATCAACGCCCGCCTGCAAGGCACCGCCGCCGACATCATCCGCCGCGCCATGGTGCGCATGGAGGAGGCGCTGGACAGGGCGAAGCTATCGGCCCGCATGCTCCTGCAGGTGCATGACGAACTGATCTTCGAGACGGTCGAGGCCGAAGTCGAAGCGACGATCCCCGTCGTTCGCCATGTCATGGAAAACGCGGCGATGCCGGCGGTATCGATGTCGGTACCGCTGCATGTCGATGCGCGAGCCGCGAACAACTGGGATGAGGCGCATTAG
- a CDS encoding Fur family transcriptional regulator — MAARDVLTKNQLCVLEKLETASGPLSAYTLLDQLRERGFRAPLQVYRALDTLVKSGFVHRLESINSFVACAEPHDHSHSMTAFAICDTCGQVTEMSDHDVDHRLNEWVHSTGFAAKKAVIEFRGTCAKCRAEAA, encoded by the coding sequence ATGGCGGCAAGGGATGTGCTGACGAAGAACCAGTTGTGCGTGCTCGAGAAGCTCGAGACCGCCAGCGGACCGCTCAGCGCCTACACCTTGCTTGACCAGTTGCGCGAGCGCGGTTTTCGCGCGCCGCTGCAGGTCTATCGCGCGCTCGACACGCTGGTGAAGTCCGGCTTCGTGCACCGGCTGGAAAGCATCAATTCCTTCGTCGCTTGCGCCGAGCCGCATGATCACAGCCATTCGATGACCGCCTTCGCCATCTGCGACACCTGCGGGCAGGTGACCGAGATGTCGGATCACGATGTCGACCACCGGCTGAACGAATGGGTCCATTCGACGGGCTTCGCCGCCAAGAAGGCGGTCATAGAATTTCGCGGGACGTGCGCGAAGTGCCGGGCCGAGGCTGCCTAA